Part of the Streptomyces sp. WMMC500 genome is shown below.
GCCCGCCCCATGGCCTCCGCCCTCGTCAACCGCCTCGCCCACGTCCACTTGGAGGCCTCCGCCGCCGACTGGCTCGTCTGGGCCGGCGAACACGGCATCCACCCCTGGGTGACGGAGTACCTGACCGACCGCCCCGACCACCTGTGGTCCAAGCCGCCGAAGACCGAGGAGCCGTTCTCCACCCCGCGTTCGTGGCACATGCTCTCCGACGCCCTGCACTCCTTCGGCCCGGCGCTCGACGACGCCACCCTCAAGACCGTCGCGCACGGCACCCTCACGCCCGCGCACGCCGTGTCCTTCTGCGGGTACGTCAAGATCGTCCGGCACCGCTACGGCGTCGAGGCCATCCTCAAGGGCGACGCCTCCTGGCCCCGCCGCACCGAGGACCGCGACCTGCTCTACTACCTCGCCGAGGCGTTCCGCGGCCGGCTCGTCAAGGAACTGCCCGCGAGCAAGGAGCACGCCTCGCCGGCCGTGCGCGAGACCGCGTACCGCGCGAAGGCACTCCTCGTCCAACTGGCCGAGATCTCGGTGGAGGTGGCCCAGACGGTCATCGCCGAGGACGCGGACGGGCAGCCGGTGCTGCCCGCCTGGTTCCTGGTGGAGGCGGCCCGCGACATGCCCCGTCTGGTGGAGGCCCGCCGGTGAGCCGTACGCGCCGCACCCGGCGCGGCAGGGCCGGGGCGGAGCGGCGCGACGACCCGGCCACCCGCGCCTTCTCCGCCGGGCTCGCCAAGGCCATGCAGAACCCCGCGCTGCGCGCTCTCGGCGCGCGGGTGGTCCGCCCGGGCGCCCCGGCCGCCGCGGGCACCGCGGGAAGGGGCGGTACGGCCGGCGGCACACCGGGCCCTCCGGGCACGGGCGTCACGGCCACCACCGGCACCGGGCTCGCCCCCGCCCACGGGCTCGCCCGGGTCGACTCCCACGGCACCGTCCACGCCCACCCCACCCGCCGCGCCGAGCCCGCCGAGTGGACGTGGGCGCTGGCCCACTGCCTGCTGCACCTCGGCTTCGGCCACGCCCCCGCCGCCCGCGGCGAGCGCACCCAGCCCGACCGGTACGAGCAGGCCGCCCGCTGCGCCGTCGTCAACCGCTTCCTCGTCACCTTCGGCACCGGCCGCCCGCCCGCCGAACTGCCCGAGCACTACCCCGGCGGCAGCGAGGAGGAACTCGCCGCGCGCTGGCGGCGCGACGGCGTTCCCGCGGAGTACGAGCGCTGCGGCGCGGCCGGCGACGAGGCCGACGTGCTGCTGCTGCCGTGGGACGGCTGGGCCGGCAGCACGCCGCCGGACTGGCAGAAGGACTTCGCGCACGCCCTCGCCCGTACGGTGTCGGCCGCCATGGAGGTCGCCGGCGGCCGGCGCGACGCGCTCACCGGCGAGCGGGCGCCGCGGCGGCCGTGGGAGCGGGCGCTGGAGTGGTTCGTCTCCTCGTACCCCCTGCTCGGCGGGATCGCCGCCGGCATGACCGTCGTCGCCGACGCCGAACTCGCCCGCGCGCACGACATCTCCGTCGCCGCCGTCGACGCCGCCGCCGGCGAGATCTACGTCAACCCGCTCAAGGAGCACTCCGACGACGAGTGGCGCTTCGTCCTCGGCCACGAGATGCTGCACGCCGCCCTGCGCCACGGGGAGCGCCGCGGCGCGCGCGACCCGTACCTCTTCAACATCGCCGCCGACTTCGTCGTCAACGGCTGGCTGCTGGAGATGCGCGTCGGCGAGATGCCCGCGGGACTGCTGCACGACCCGCGGCTCGCCGGCCTGTCCACCGAGGAGGTCTACGACCGCCTCGCCGCCGACCTGCGGCTGCAGCGCCGCCGGCTCGCCACGCCGCGCGGGCGCGGGCTCGGGGACGTGCTCGGCGAGCCGCTGGTGCCGCGGGATCCCGCGGCGGCGTACGTCGACCTCGACGAGTTCTACCGCCGCGGGCTGCAGCGCGGGCTCGACCTGCACGAGCGCGACCACGGCCGCGGGCTGCTGCCGGCGGGGCTGGTCGAGGAGATCCGGGCGCTCGCGCAGCCGCCGCTGCCGTGGGACGCGCTGCTGGCCCGCTGGTTCGACGAGTACGTGCCCCGCGCCGAGCCGGTGCGCACCTTCGCGCGCCCCGCCCGCCGGCAGGCCGCCACCCCCGACATCCCGCGCGCCGGCCGCTACTTCCCGCCCGAGGAGGTCGCCCGCTGCACCTTCGGCGTCGTCCTGGACACCTCGGGCTCGATGGACCGCACGCTGCTCGGCAAGGCGCTGGGCGCCATCGCGTCGTACGCCGAAGCGCGCGACGTGCTGGCGGCGCGCGTCGTCTTCTGCGACGCCTCGCCGTACGACGCCGGCTTCCTGCCGGCGACGGAGATCGCCGGCCGGGTGCGGGTCCGGGGCCGCGGCGGCACGGTCCTGCAGCCGGGGCTCGACCTCCTGGAGCGGGCGGACGACTTCCCGCGTGCGGCTCCGGTGCTGGTGATCACCGACGGCATGTGCGACGTGCTGCGGGTGCGCAGGGAACACGCGTATCTGATCCCCGCGGGGGCGTCGCTGCCGTTCGTCGCGCGGGGACCGGTGTTCCGCGTGCGGTGACGCCTCGCGGCGGCCGGGGGACGGCGGGGGCGGCGGGGTCCACGGGGACCGCCGGTGGGGCCGTTCATCGCCCGCGGGCTCCTCTTCCGCGTACGGTGATCCTGACGTGCGGCAGTCGGCAGGCGGCGGGAGGCGGCGGACGTGGCGGAGAGCGCGGGGACCCCGGAGTGGGACGGCGCGACCGGTGACCACTGGGTCGCGTACGAGGAGAAGTACAACGCGGCGATGTTCCGCTACGGCGAGCGGCTCTTCGCGGGCGCCGGCGTGCGCCCCGACGACCGCGTGCTCGACGTCGGCTGCGGCTGCGGCCAGACCACCCGGGTCGCCGCGCGGCTCGCCGCGGAGGGCTCCGTGCACGGCGTCGACCTGTCCGCCGCGATGCTCGCGCGGGCGCGCGAACGCGCGGCGGAAGAGGGCGTCGGCAACGTGCGCTTCGAGCAGGCCGACGCGCAGGTCCACGACTTCGACGCGGGCGCGTACGACCTGGCGATCAGCCGCAACGGCGTGATGTTCTTCGCGGACCCGGTGGCCGCGTTCGCCAACGTACGGCGTGCGCTGCGGCCCGCCGGGCGGCTGGTGTTCGTCTGCTGGCGGGCGCCGGAGGAGAGCGCGTACTCACTGGTGCCGCGCGCCGCCCTCGGCCGGTACGTCACCGTGCCGGGCCCGCCCGGCGCCGACGAGCCGGGCCCGAACTCGCTGGCCGACCCCGACCGCGTACGCGACGTGCTCGGCCGCGCGGGTCTGGCCGACGTGCAACTGGAGCCGGAGGACGAGCCGATGTACGTCGGCGCCGATCTCGACGAGGCGGTGGACTTCGTCCTCAACCGGCAGAGCCTGCGCGAGCCGATGGCGGAACTGGACGCGGCCACGACGGCCAAGGCGACCGAGGAACTGCGCGAGGCCCTGGCCTCGTACGTCACCCCGGAGGGGGTGCTGCTGCGCTCGCCGGCGTGGCTGGTCACGGCCCACGCCCCGGCGTGACGGCGGACCGAACCGATCGCACCCCCCTGAACCCGGCGAACCCGCTGAACCCGCCTAACCCCCGCCCCCCGGCCGTCAGGCCCGCAGGGTGCGGCGGGCCACCAGTGCCGCGCTCAGGCGGCGGGCGTCCGCGGGGGTCGTCGGGTGCAGGCCCGTGAGGAGGGCGATGCGGCGGATGCGGTAGTCGACGGTGTTGGGGTGGACGTGCAGCGCGGCGGCGGTGCCCCGGCGGTCGAGGTCGCGGGCCAGGTACGTCTCCAGGGTGTGCAGCAGCTCCGGCCTCCCGGCCAGCGGTCCGAGGAGCTCCGCGAGCCCGGTGAGGGCTTCGCTGGGGCGGCTGAGCTGGTAGTCGAGGAGCACGTCGGCCAGCCGGTACAGGCCGGGCGGCCGGTCCGTACGCCGTACCAGCTCGACGATGTCCGCCGTCTGCGCCACCGCCGCCGGCAGCCCCTCCGGCGCGGCCCCTGCCGCCGCCGCGGTCACCGGCGCCCCGACGGCCGTCTCCGTACGAGCGATGAGCCCGCACAGCGCCGCCCACGCCGGCTCTTCAACCACCGGCAGCAGCGCGGTGCCGCCGCCGGCGTCGAGCGCGGTGAGCGCCGGTTCGCCGGCGAAGCCGTTCAGCGCCGTCTGCAGCCGGCGGATCTTGCGCCGGGCGGCGATCCGTGAGCGGGGGCCGGGGGAGTCCTCGTCGGGGTGCGGGGCGACGTGCAGCGTCATCGCGACGTACCGCGGTGCGGGCCGCAGCCCCGTGCGGCGGGCGATGTGCTCCAGCGGATCGCCGGCGAGCAGCGCGGCGAGCAGCGCGTGCCGCGGCGCGTGCTCCTGGACGTCGAGGACCTGTCTGGCCTCCAGATACGCGGCGCTGACCGCCGCCACCAACTGCCGCTGCAGGCCGAAGAGATGCCTCAGCACCTCCTGCGCGTCGGCGAAGTCCGCGGGACGCGCTTCGGCGGAGATCTCCTCCCAGCCCATCGCGGTGCCGATCTGGTACGCGCTGAGGATGGCGTCCAGCGGCACGCCCTCCTCGGCACGCTGGGCGGCCGACTCCCGCTGCCGCACGAGCTCGTGGTCGTGCGCCGGGCCGCGGCGCTGGAGCACGTCGGCGAGGAGGCGCAGGGTGCGCTGCACGATGTCGGCGATGTCCCCCGTGACCTCCTCGGGCGGCAGGGTGGCGTACACGGGCAGTTCGGTGAGCAGCCGGTCGACGACGCTCTGGCTGAGCGCGGGCACCCGGGCCCGCAGCCACGCGTCGACCGGGCTGCCGCCGATACACAGCGGTGTGTTGTCACGCGTCACAACGGCCCCCGGAGAAGTCTGCGTTACTGACCAGTTAAGCGCAGCCCGGCTCCTCTGCATCATGTCCACGGCACAACTTTCCACCACCTCCACCGCCGGGAGCCGCCGATGAACGTGGTGCCGAAACTCCTCAAGGGCGCGCTGGGCGCCGCCGCGGCGGCCGGCCTCGCCGTCGGCGGCACGGCTGCGCCGGCCGCCGCCGACGCCGCGGCCGGCGAGGTCTACGTCGCCCTCGGCGACTCGATGGCCTCAGGGCCGCTCATCCCGCTCCCCACCGGGCCGCTCGCCTGCGGGCGTTCCACCGAGAACTACCCGCACGAACTGGCCGACCGGCTCGACGTCGCGGAACTGCGCGACGTCACGTGCAGCGGCGCCGAGACCGACCACATGACGCAGCCGCAGTCGCTGTCGTTGCTCGGCGTGGATATGGGCGAGGCACCGCCGCAGTTCGACGCGCTCAGCGCGGACACCACCCTGGTCACCCTGACGATCGGCGGCAACGACGCCGGGCTCGTCGGCGTCGCCCAGGACTGCATGCAGCTCAACCCGGCCGCCGACCCGTGCAAGGACGGCTTCATGGAGGGCGGCGTCGACACCGTCGCGCAGCGCATCGAGGCCATGGGCCCCAAGCTCGGCGCCGTACTCGACGGCATCCACGCCCGCGCCCCGCAGGCCCGCGTCCTGGTCACCGGCTACGGCGACTACATCAAGCCGGGCGGCTGCTGGCCGTACCAGCCGGTGCTCGCCCCCGACGCCGACTGGCTGCAGGGCAGCGTCAACCACATGAACCGCGTCATCGCAGACCGCGCGGCGGCCCACGGCGCCGAGTACGTCGACGTCTTCACCCCGAGCCGCGGCCACGACGCCTGCCAGTCCCCGGGCAGGAAGTGGGTCGAGGGCTACGTCCCCACCGCCCCGGCCGCCCCGCTGCACCCCAACGCCCGGGGCGAGGAGGCGTACGCGGGCATCATCCACAGCCGGCTGACCGGCTGACCCGGCTTTCAGGCCGGCCGGCCCGACCGGCGGGGAGGGGCCGGCCCCCGACGTCCCCAACCCCCGAGGGGACGCACACACGCCGGCCCGGCGCGGAACTCCCGCGCCGGGCCGGTCGTGTCGTGCCACGACGGTCCACGACGCACGGGAGACCGGGCGGTGGCCGCGCCGGGGGCGTTCTGCCGGGCCCGCGCCGGTCTCCGCAGGGGCCGGAGGCCCCGGGCGGCTCAGCCGCCGCTGAGGCGGCCCACACCGCCGTAGAGCCACACCTCGTCGAGGAGCCGTGGCCGCACGGGTCCGTCCGGGTGCCAGAGGGGCAACTGGACGACACCGGGCTCGACGACGTCGAAGCCGTCGAAGAACGCCTCCACCTCGCGCAGGGGCCGCGGCACCATCGGCGCCGCGGCCCGCCGCTCGCCGTACACGGCGGCGGCGTCGGCGGCCTGGCGGGGCTGGATGTCGTTGGTGGTGTGGGACAGGGCCAGCCAGCTCCCCGGCGGCAGGGCGTCCCGGAAGGCGGCGACGATGCGGCCTGGTTCCTCTTCGTCGCGTACGAAGTGCAGGACCGCGGAGAGCATCAGCGCCACCGGCCGGTCCCGGTCCAGGGTCTCCCACAGCGCCCGCGCCTGGAGGATCTGCTCCGGCCGGCGCAGGTCGGCCTGGACGTACGCTGTGCGGCCCTCGGCGGAGCTGCTCAGCAGGGCGCGGGCGTGGGCGAGGACGACGGGATCGTTGTCGGTGTAGACGACCCGGCAGTCCGGGCTGATCCGCTGGGCGACCTCGTGGAGGTTGGGCGAGGTGGGAATGCCCGTGCCGATGTCCAGGAACTGCCGCACGCCCTGCCCGACGAGATAGCGGACCGCGCGCCGCATCCAGGCGCGGTTCTCGCGGGCGGACTCTCTGACCTGGGGCGCACGCCGGACGGTCTCGTCCGCGGCGGCCCGGTCGGCGGCGTAGTGGTCCTTGCCGCCCAGGAGGTAGTCGTAGATCCGCGCGGGGTGGGGAACGTGCGGGTTGACCGGGGCCCGCGGCCGGTCGCCTAACGGCGGTTCGTGTGTCACGTCCGTCTCTCTCCGTCGGTGTCGCCTGGCACGCATCGGCATCTCAACGCGCCCAACATAGCCGCTGCCCGGCACA
Proteins encoded:
- a CDS encoding helix-turn-helix domain-containing protein yields the protein MTRDNTPLCIGGSPVDAWLRARVPALSQSVVDRLLTELPVYATLPPEEVTGDIADIVQRTLRLLADVLQRRGPAHDHELVRQRESAAQRAEEGVPLDAILSAYQIGTAMGWEEISAEARPADFADAQEVLRHLFGLQRQLVAAVSAAYLEARQVLDVQEHAPRHALLAALLAGDPLEHIARRTGLRPAPRYVAMTLHVAPHPDEDSPGPRSRIAARRKIRRLQTALNGFAGEPALTALDAGGGTALLPVVEEPAWAALCGLIARTETAVGAPVTAAAAGAAPEGLPAAVAQTADIVELVRRTDRPPGLYRLADVLLDYQLSRPSEALTGLAELLGPLAGRPELLHTLETYLARDLDRRGTAAALHVHPNTVDYRIRRIALLTGLHPTTPADARRLSAALVARRTLRA
- a CDS encoding SGNH/GDSL hydrolase family protein, whose translation is MNVVPKLLKGALGAAAAAGLAVGGTAAPAAADAAAGEVYVALGDSMASGPLIPLPTGPLACGRSTENYPHELADRLDVAELRDVTCSGAETDHMTQPQSLSLLGVDMGEAPPQFDALSADTTLVTLTIGGNDAGLVGVAQDCMQLNPAADPCKDGFMEGGVDTVAQRIEAMGPKLGAVLDGIHARAPQARVLVTGYGDYIKPGGCWPYQPVLAPDADWLQGSVNHMNRVIADRAAAHGAEYVDVFTPSRGHDACQSPGRKWVEGYVPTAPAAPLHPNARGEEAYAGIIHSRLTG
- a CDS encoding SAM-dependent methyltransferase is translated as MTHEPPLGDRPRAPVNPHVPHPARIYDYLLGGKDHYAADRAAADETVRRAPQVRESARENRAWMRRAVRYLVGQGVRQFLDIGTGIPTSPNLHEVAQRISPDCRVVYTDNDPVVLAHARALLSSSAEGRTAYVQADLRRPEQILQARALWETLDRDRPVALMLSAVLHFVRDEEEPGRIVAAFRDALPPGSWLALSHTTNDIQPRQAADAAAVYGERRAAAPMVPRPLREVEAFFDGFDVVEPGVVQLPLWHPDGPVRPRLLDEVWLYGGVGRLSGG
- a CDS encoding MoxR family ATPase — its product is MQAAVTVTPARIPELLLGLATVRPVFLWGAPGIGKSSLVRKFADSLGLDCVSLIGTQLAPEDLIGVPQIRDGRSVFCPPRTIARDEAYCLFLDELNAATPDVQKAFYSLILDRRIGDYELPEGSIVIGAGNRATDNALARPMASALVNRLAHVHLEASAADWLVWAGEHGIHPWVTEYLTDRPDHLWSKPPKTEEPFSTPRSWHMLSDALHSFGPALDDATLKTVAHGTLTPAHAVSFCGYVKIVRHRYGVEAILKGDASWPRRTEDRDLLYYLAEAFRGRLVKELPASKEHASPAVRETAYRAKALLVQLAEISVEVAQTVIAEDADGQPVLPAWFLVEAARDMPRLVEARR
- a CDS encoding class I SAM-dependent methyltransferase; translation: MAESAGTPEWDGATGDHWVAYEEKYNAAMFRYGERLFAGAGVRPDDRVLDVGCGCGQTTRVAARLAAEGSVHGVDLSAAMLARARERAAEEGVGNVRFEQADAQVHDFDAGAYDLAISRNGVMFFADPVAAFANVRRALRPAGRLVFVCWRAPEESAYSLVPRAALGRYVTVPGPPGADEPGPNSLADPDRVRDVLGRAGLADVQLEPEDEPMYVGADLDEAVDFVLNRQSLREPMAELDAATTAKATEELREALASYVTPEGVLLRSPAWLVTAHAPA